In Streptomyces canus, one DNA window encodes the following:
- a CDS encoding family 20 glycosylhydrolase has product MRKRLRFAAVVALLTLLLAPAPALARSDQGPPATVPALTRWTPESGAYLYRPGARLVADDPAERRVADTLAADLRAAGHGSLPVVHGGARTGDIVVDVTPSRSSLGAEGYELHAGTSLSITGATETGAFYGTRTLLQLLAQGDRIPAGRTVDVPRYKERGVGVCACYIHVSLPWLENLVREMAYNKLNQLLVELKVKSDAHPEANTWGYYTKDEIRQLVALGDKYHVEIIPEINSPGHIDPWIENRPDLQLTDSDGNKQPSRLDITQQAAFDYYTSLMDEYAQVFTAKSWHMGADEYMLGSDFAKYPQILEYAQQKYGSDATPQDAFVDFVNRVHDYAAGRGVKLRIWNDGLTGANTVPVRADTTVEHWLNVAVKPSQLIAQGYSVMNSSYSLYLIRGGFHSDTESLYDQRWDPRSFEGEKLASSRGVTGAKISLWPDNGRGETENEVAVRLWPALQHVAQATWGDPHPDATYAEFVARGAAVGHAPGWRDLTRVPVADGTYTFGRSFTASVQRTADGYATLRSAAGCLAISGGKLTLNVPLQPGVEATWDPCDTSGTLQRWELEPVAGGYRLVNAITQMALSVTDDGRIVQYPADQRTPAVWHLS; this is encoded by the coding sequence ATGAGGAAACGGCTGAGATTCGCCGCCGTCGTGGCGCTGCTGACGCTGCTCCTGGCACCCGCCCCGGCGCTCGCGCGCTCGGACCAGGGCCCGCCGGCCACGGTGCCTGCCCTGACCCGGTGGACTCCGGAGTCGGGCGCCTACCTCTACCGGCCCGGGGCCCGGCTCGTCGCCGACGACCCGGCCGAACGCCGGGTGGCCGACACGCTCGCCGCTGATCTGCGAGCGGCGGGCCACGGCTCGCTCCCCGTCGTACACGGCGGAGCCCGGACCGGTGACATCGTTGTCGACGTCACGCCGTCCCGAAGCTCCCTCGGCGCCGAGGGTTACGAACTCCACGCCGGCACAAGCCTGTCGATCACCGGGGCGACCGAGACCGGCGCCTTCTACGGCACCCGGACCCTCCTCCAGCTCCTCGCTCAGGGCGACCGGATCCCCGCCGGGCGCACGGTCGACGTGCCGCGCTACAAGGAGCGGGGTGTCGGCGTGTGCGCCTGCTACATCCACGTCTCGCTGCCCTGGCTGGAGAACCTCGTCCGCGAGATGGCCTACAACAAGCTCAACCAGCTGCTCGTGGAGCTGAAGGTCAAGAGCGACGCCCACCCGGAGGCCAACACCTGGGGCTACTACACCAAGGACGAGATACGACAGCTCGTCGCGCTCGGCGACAAGTACCACGTCGAGATCATCCCCGAGATCAACTCCCCGGGGCACATCGACCCGTGGATCGAGAACCGCCCGGACCTCCAGCTCACCGACTCCGACGGCAACAAGCAGCCCTCCCGGCTCGACATCACCCAGCAGGCGGCCTTCGACTACTACACGAGCCTGATGGACGAGTACGCCCAGGTCTTCACGGCGAAGTCCTGGCACATGGGAGCCGACGAGTACATGCTCGGCTCCGACTTCGCGAAGTACCCGCAGATCCTCGAGTACGCCCAGCAGAAGTACGGTTCGGACGCCACCCCGCAGGACGCCTTCGTCGACTTCGTCAACCGCGTCCACGACTACGCGGCGGGCAGGGGCGTGAAGCTGCGGATCTGGAACGACGGCCTGACCGGAGCCAACACCGTGCCGGTCAGGGCCGACACCACGGTCGAGCACTGGCTGAACGTGGCGGTCAAGCCGAGTCAACTCATCGCGCAGGGCTACTCGGTGATGAACTCCTCCTATTCGCTCTACCTCATCCGAGGCGGTTTCCACAGCGACACCGAGTCGCTCTACGACCAGAGGTGGGACCCGCGCAGCTTCGAGGGCGAGAAGCTCGCCTCCTCCCGGGGCGTCACCGGCGCGAAGATCAGCCTGTGGCCGGACAACGGACGCGGCGAGACCGAGAACGAGGTCGCCGTCCGGCTCTGGCCCGCGCTACAGCATGTCGCCCAGGCCACGTGGGGGGACCCTCATCCCGACGCCACCTACGCGGAGTTCGTGGCGCGCGGTGCCGCGGTGGGGCACGCGCCGGGGTGGCGGGACCTGACCCGGGTGCCGGTGGCGGACGGCACGTACACCTTCGGTCGGTCGTTCACGGCCTCCGTGCAGCGCACGGCGGACGGCTACGCGACCCTCCGGTCGGCGGCCGGCTGCCTCGCGATCAGCGGCGGCAAGCTCACGCTCAACGTGCCGCTGCAGCCCGGTGTCGAGGCGACCTGGGACCCCTGCGACACGTCCGGCACCTTGCAGCGCTGGGAGTTGGAGCCCGTGGCGGGCGGCTACCGGCTCGTCAACGCGATCACACAGATGGCGCTCTCCGTCACGGACGACGGCCGGATCGTGCAGTACCCGGCCGATCAACGCACCCCCGCCGTCTGGCACTTGAGCTGA